A stretch of the Amphiura filiformis unplaced genomic scaffold, Afil_fr2py scaffold_25, whole genome shotgun sequence genome encodes the following:
- the LOC140143699 gene encoding S-phase kinase-associated protein 1: MPNIKLQSSDGEIFEVDVEIAKQSVTIKTMLEDLGMDEDDDDAIPLPNVNSAILKKVIQWCTYHKDDPPPPEDDENREKRTDDLCGYDIEFLKVDQGTLFELILAANYLDIKGLLDATCKTVANMIKGKTPEEIRKTFNIKNDFSPAEEEQVRKENSWCEEK; encoded by the exons atgCCGAACATCAAATTACAGAGTTCTGATGGCGAGATATTTGAGGTGGATGTGGAGATAGCAAAACAATCAGTAACAATCAAAACTATGTTAGAAG ATTTAGGTatggatgaagatgatgatgatgcaatcCCTTTACCCAATGTAAATTCAGCCATCTTAAAGAAAGTAATCCAATGGTGCACATACCACAAAGATGATCCACCACCGCCAGAAGATGATGAGAACAGGGAGAAGAGGACGGACGACCTTTGTGGCTACGATATAGAATTCCTTAAAGTGGACCAAGGGACACTCTTTGAACTTATCTTG GCTGCAAACTACTTAGACATAAAAGGTTTACTGGACGCCACATGTAAGACAGTAGCTAACATGATTAAAGGCAAAACACCAGAGGAGATCAGGAAAACATTCAATATCAAAAATGACTTCAGTCCTGCAGAGGAAGAACAG GTACGGAAGGAAAACAGCTGGTGCGAAGAGAAGTAG
- the LOC140143698 gene encoding FAS-associated death domain protein-like, producing MDRTRQYNAALMDIKANIDQIGPSILEDIKFCCGNIDGFSASDLESIKSVTHLYKKLQQLDMLSIDNTKDLKDILSSCNLVACVKRLERYENGGAQSVQPVQQPHSQGYGDRHSSVPPNIRHADGPIIQPEQADLSEAFDIIVENIGRDWRRLARRLPGRKITETEIEVLTDRHSRDLREQSRGGATYVERKESGSCEKENPSKCLKTM from the exons ATGGATCGAACAAGACAATACAACGCAGCTTTGATGGATATCAAGGCCAACATTGACCAGATAGGGCCATCCATATTAGAAGACATCAAATTCTGCTGTGGTAACATTGATGGGTTTTCTGCTAGTGATTTGGAGAGTATTAAGTCTGTGACCCACCTGTACAAGAAGCTACAACAGTTGGATATGTTAAGTATTGACAACACCAAAGACCTCAAGGATATACTGTCATCTTGTAATCTGGTTGCATGTGTGAAGAGATTAGAGAG ATATGAGAATGGAGGAGCACAAAGTGTACAACCTGTACAACAACCACATAGTCAAGGATATGGTGACAGACATTCATCTGTACCTCCAAATATAAGACATGCAGATG GACCTATCATACAACCAGAACAAGCTG ATTTGAGCGAAGCATTTGACATCATTGTAGAAAACATTGGACGTGATTGGCGTAGATTGGCAAGAAGActtcctggaaggaagattaccGAAACCGAAATTGAGGTTCTTACTGATAGACACAGTAGGGATCTGAGGGAACAGTCTAGGGGGGGTGCTACTTATGTGGAAAGAAAAGAATCCGGATCTTGCGAAAAAGAAAACCCTAGTAAATGTCTTAAGACAATGTGA